The nucleotide window ATATGAGTGGAAAGAAAAACGGGGATGGTTCTAATTTTTAAAATTATTGTTTGAATACAGCTGTATCTTCGTCTTCTTCTTCTTTGAGATCATAGTAACCATAAATAAAGTTGGAACTAGCTTTCACTTCCATTCCATAAAAATGTTCAGAGATTCTACCAGATTTAGTGACTTCCAATTTATATTCCTCAGCAAGGAATTTCATTTTGTCCATAGATATCTTTTCATTGATTTTGGGGCCAAAACCTGATTCAGTTTTCGACCAATCAATAATAAACAACCGTCCTCCTGATTTCATAGAACGGATGAGTCCATCCATCGCAAGGCCTGGGTTTGGAAAAGTGGAAAGTGTGAGTGAGGCAAAGATAATTTCAGGAACAGGAACCCATTCTGGAAGGAGGGGGTGGTCAGATTGGTCCATATGGAAAGGAGTGAGTTGTTCGATTCCTTCTATTAGTTTGCGGCGAAGGACCATATCAATGATCTCTTGTTGGCATTCTGCAGCCCAGATCCAAACATGGGGAAACCATTTTCTAAACTCTTGGAAATAGAACCCAAGCCCACTCCCGAAGTCCACTAGGTTGTTTAGGCCTTTCCAATTGAAAAATGCATACACATCTTCCGGAGGACAGACCTCTCTTCTATGGCTAGAGAGCAGATATTCCTGGTAACTTTGGGAACGGTAGTATTCCGTTTCGGACATAATGACAATTCTCAGAGAAAAGCTAGGAAAGTACAAACGAAAAATTCAATTAGAGGACCTTTGCCACCGAAAATCTAAGTATGAAGTTCTCGATTCAACTCTGGACAGCTGTACTGCTATTGTCTCTCGTTCCGGTTTCGGCAGACTCTGGATTTGAGGAAAGTCGTTATCCAACCATAGCGAAGGCAATTCATGTTAGCCTCCTACCTGATAAAAAATCGATTCGTTTAGATTGGGATCCACCCAAAGAAGATGGAGAAATCATTGTGGCTCGGTCCACGGTAATGATTGATAGTCCCGAAAAATTATATATTGCTGATTCCCTTGGTAGGTACAAAGCATCGGGTTCCAATGCAACCCG belongs to Leptospira terpstrae serovar Hualin str. LT 11-33 = ATCC 700639 and includes:
- a CDS encoding class I SAM-dependent methyltransferase, translated to MSETEYYRSQSYQEYLLSSHRREVCPPEDVYAFFNWKGLNNLVDFGSGLGFYFQEFRKWFPHVWIWAAECQQEIIDMVLRRKLIEGIEQLTPFHMDQSDHPLLPEWVPVPEIIFASLTLSTFPNPGLAMDGLIRSMKSGGRLFIIDWSKTESGFGPKINEKISMDKMKFLAEEYKLEVTKSGRISEHFYGMEVKASSNFIYGYYDLKEEEDEDTAVFKQ